A DNA window from Neobacillus niacini contains the following coding sequences:
- a CDS encoding XkdW family protein — MNIAQAIMTLYTDAIPMENFVVRDDSDGRGQYIDEWHLPYPQPTTIELEQSWFKFLKDAKLSELKVECEKAILNGFTSPNGNSYQFDYKDQDNLTQQMLFLISDPSITTIQWKTKEGVKSHTRDEFLAVCKDADGFKRTQFGKFWALENKVTLALSEEEINAITW; from the coding sequence ATGAATATTGCACAAGCTATCATGACTTTATACACTGACGCTATTCCAATGGAAAACTTTGTTGTTCGTGATGATTCTGACGGTAGAGGTCAGTATATTGATGAATGGCATTTACCTTACCCACAACCTACTACTATTGAGTTAGAACAGTCATGGTTTAAGTTCTTAAAGGACGCTAAGTTAAGTGAATTGAAAGTAGAGTGTGAAAAGGCAATTCTCAATGGGTTCACTAGCCCTAATGGAAACTCTTATCAATTCGATTACAAAGATCAAGATAACCTTACTCAACAAATGTTATTCCTGATCAGTGACCCTTCAATTACAACTATTCAATGGAAAACAAAAGAAGGTGTTAAGTCTCACACTAGAGACGAGTTCTTAGCTGTATGTAAGGACGCTGACGGATTCAAGCGTACTCAATTCGGTAAGTTTTGGGCTTTAGAGAATAAGGTAACACTTGCACTTTCTGAGGAAGAAATTAACGCTATTACATGGTAA
- a CDS encoding C1q-like domain-containing protein: MATLTTNHSLKKPVDADNADLKVYVGENMDLIDSALATKVTKDGTGKVASADLPTAGSLVKGAVQVGNGLGMSGNYILVKVDKGLEIDPTTYGVKVKVGTGLGFDATTGALITTGEGGGTYTLQPATDSTLGGIKVGTGLSITTDGVLSADGGGGGSSAVTSMFSATSATSQAISAGGVIKLIFGTEQQDLAGEYDPTTGRFTASTAGTYVFSGCMRVGNTTSAQFFLAFYKNGVADSRVQQFQNGSGSTPAQAHGNSIMKLNAGDYIEVYGYCSVATSTVGREALSFDTTFFRGVKIGD; the protein is encoded by the coding sequence ATGGCAACTTTAACAACTAATCATTCATTGAAAAAACCTGTAGACGCTGACAACGCTGATTTAAAAGTGTATGTCGGTGAGAACATGGACTTAATTGATTCTGCTTTAGCTACTAAGGTAACTAAGGACGGAACAGGAAAAGTAGCAAGTGCTGACTTACCTACTGCTGGTAGCCTTGTTAAAGGGGCTGTTCAAGTAGGTAACGGACTAGGAATGTCAGGTAACTATATCTTAGTTAAAGTCGATAAAGGTTTAGAAATTGACCCAACTACTTATGGTGTTAAAGTTAAAGTTGGTACTGGTCTTGGTTTTGACGCTACTACTGGTGCTTTAATTACTACTGGTGAAGGTGGAGGTACTTACACTTTACAACCAGCAACAGATAGTACTTTGGGTGGTATTAAAGTTGGTACTGGTCTTAGTATTACTACTGACGGTGTTTTATCGGCTGACGGTGGTGGTGGAGGTTCAAGTGCTGTAACTTCAATGTTTAGTGCTACCTCAGCTACTTCACAAGCTATTAGTGCTGGTGGGGTTATTAAGTTAATCTTTGGTACAGAACAGCAAGATTTAGCTGGTGAATATGACCCTACTACTGGACGGTTTACTGCTAGTACTGCTGGAACATATGTATTCTCAGGCTGTATGAGGGTTGGTAACACAACGTCAGCACAGTTTTTCCTAGCGTTCTATAAAAATGGTGTTGCTGATTCTCGTGTACAGCAATTCCAAAACGGTTCAGGTTCTACACCAGCACAAGCACATGGTAACTCAATCATGAAACTAAACGCTGGTGATTATATCGAGGTATACGGTTATTGTTCTGTGGCTACTTCAACAGTAGGTAGAGAGGCATTATCCTTTGATACAACATTCTTTAGAGGCGTGAAAATAGGAGACTAG
- a CDS encoding LysM peptidoglycan-binding domain-containing protein: MEIMKPTSIKTSTHYQTPLDVTYVQDDFTALDSNKLYVVASPTSSPIVEFEFGTPIGNLTGTQTVKVAFSDPNGAGAKIKVYDGGVLKFTSTSKYGGVVTVTFESSVLADLTGAGVSIAVVGDYWGNVNTMKDVGAIQWEANTDYVAPKPPEEVPEGALPLATLQANALDFTSVTFETILPFPDNYGRTGGNWDNAYISHGAIQYNLRWGTLQPIWKHLYEQYPSVVENAIPNATDRNEWVSMIYKTMGTSGNVDVEAWANRITDWTEPSPDGHDVIEPWKTYFHTLGTSPESIAKQRLEAKRYHDNAVLWFGEFGLWTRRGYAVMFEISTQKGGISQAVKDRVASEMASFDTTGLYSWEIEREKLRMIINASTDIDVVESVKASYRARKLSVIDGGFAYGDPNNPVLPDNFDLTWDLAMDDSIRTTIYVAKAGDTYSSLASYYGVTVAKMQSLNPMNATIATGEAINVPYEIYSEPVYPLVTILSVSKTKISDEPSMNLTDITFTFDVDVSEYTVNVNGTSYATGIVLESGGGKSVGTMAGETVADVALLTVQQISIIVAGMEIVAEIDWTDLSSGNNRVNIYGKGSTGDWTGYNQQ; this comes from the coding sequence TTGGAAATTATGAAACCTACTTCAATAAAAACTTCTACACACTACCAAACACCCCTTGACGTAACCTATGTTCAAGATGATTTTACTGCACTTGATAGTAACAAGCTATATGTCGTAGCTAGTCCTACTTCTTCACCAATTGTTGAGTTTGAGTTCGGTACACCTATCGGTAACTTGACAGGAACACAAACAGTTAAAGTAGCGTTTAGTGACCCTAACGGTGCTGGTGCAAAAATCAAAGTTTATGACGGTGGCGTTTTAAAATTTACTTCCACTTCTAAATACGGTGGGGTTGTAACAGTTACCTTTGAATCTAGTGTACTAGCTGACTTAACTGGTGCTGGTGTCTCTATAGCTGTTGTAGGTGATTATTGGGGTAACGTTAACACAATGAAAGATGTGGGGGCTATCCAATGGGAGGCTAACACTGATTACGTTGCACCTAAACCACCTGAGGAAGTTCCTGAGGGTGCTTTACCTTTAGCAACTTTACAAGCTAACGCTTTAGACTTCACTTCCGTAACCTTTGAGACAATCCTACCTTTCCCTGACAACTATGGACGAACTGGGGGTAACTGGGATAATGCTTATATTTCTCATGGTGCTATTCAGTATAACTTACGCTGGGGAACGTTACAGCCTATATGGAAACACTTATATGAACAGTATCCTAGTGTAGTTGAAAATGCTATTCCTAATGCTACTGATCGTAACGAATGGGTAAGTATGATCTATAAGACTATGGGTACTAGTGGTAACGTTGACGTTGAGGCGTGGGCTAATAGAATTACAGACTGGACAGAACCTTCACCTGATGGGCATGACGTAATAGAACCTTGGAAAACGTATTTCCATACTTTAGGTACTTCACCTGAATCTATTGCAAAACAAAGACTAGAGGCGAAACGTTACCATGACAATGCTGTACTATGGTTTGGTGAGTTCGGTTTATGGACAAGACGTGGCTATGCTGTAATGTTTGAAATCTCCACTCAAAAAGGTGGAATATCTCAGGCTGTTAAAGATCGTGTGGCTAGTGAAATGGCTTCATTTGATACTACTGGACTGTACTCATGGGAAATAGAACGTGAAAAGCTAAGAATGATCATTAACGCTAGTACTGACATTGACGTTGTTGAATCTGTTAAAGCTAGTTATCGTGCAAGGAAGTTATCGGTAATTGATGGGGGGTTTGCTTACGGTGACCCTAATAACCCTGTTCTTCCTGACAACTTTGACTTGACGTGGGACTTAGCTATGGACGATTCCATTAGAACAACTATTTACGTGGCTAAGGCTGGTGATACTTACAGTTCACTTGCAAGTTATTACGGTGTCACTGTTGCTAAAATGCAATCACTTAACCCTATGAACGCTACAATAGCTACTGGTGAGGCAATTAACGTACCTTACGAGATTTATAGTGAACCTGTTTATCCTTTGGTAACTATACTTAGTGTAAGTAAAACTAAGATAAGTGACGAACCTTCAATGAACTTAACTGACATTACTTTTACTTTTGATGTTGATGTATCTGAGTACACAGTAAATGTCAACGGAACTTCTTACGCTACTGGCATTGTCTTAGAATCAGGTGGGGGTAAATCTGTTGGTACAATGGCTGGTGAGACTGTTGCTGACGTTGCCTTACTAACTGTACAGCAAATTTCTATTATCGTTGCTGGTATGGAAATTGTAGCTGAAATAGATTGGACTGATCTTTCAAGTGGTAACAATCGAGTTAACATATACGGTAAAGGTTCAACAGGTGACTGGACTGGATATAACCAACAATAA
- a CDS encoding major capsid protein translates to MALTLVDAQVISKDVLQAGIIETIVRESSVLQVLPFQTIEGNAYSYNVELALPTVAFRAVNEAYTANEAQFQTRSENLVILGGDVELDRFIIQTLSNVNDQMAVQIAEKAKAIANTFSKTFFKGNKATNLKEFDGLDVRIAGTEQELDATMAVGTTDKAEQDRIMLDQLNELLDMVRGGADVIFLNKRSRRRILAILQNSNHYVEQGKDAFGNPIQMYAGVPLLAVENEILPDTDLYAVKFGAYTHVTGLTNGGVQVRRLGETSAKAVEITRIEFFCGMAQFNPYSSARMMNFGVVATA, encoded by the coding sequence ATGGCATTAACATTAGTGGACGCACAAGTAATCTCTAAAGACGTTCTACAAGCTGGTATTATCGAAACTATTGTACGTGAATCTAGCGTACTTCAAGTATTGCCTTTCCAAACTATCGAGGGTAACGCTTATTCTTATAACGTGGAGTTAGCACTTCCTACTGTAGCGTTTCGTGCTGTAAACGAAGCATACACAGCTAACGAGGCACAATTCCAAACTCGTTCTGAAAACCTAGTAATCTTAGGTGGAGACGTTGAGTTAGACCGTTTCATCATCCAAACATTGTCAAATGTAAATGATCAAATGGCTGTTCAAATCGCTGAAAAAGCTAAGGCAATTGCTAACACATTCTCTAAGACTTTCTTCAAAGGTAACAAAGCGACTAACCTTAAAGAGTTTGATGGTCTTGACGTTCGTATTGCTGGTACTGAACAAGAACTTGACGCTACTATGGCTGTCGGTACTACTGACAAAGCTGAACAAGATCGTATCATGTTAGACCAACTTAATGAACTATTAGATATGGTTCGTGGTGGGGCTGACGTAATCTTCCTTAACAAACGTTCACGTAGACGTATTCTTGCAATCTTGCAAAACTCTAATCACTATGTAGAACAAGGGAAAGACGCTTTTGGAAATCCTATTCAAATGTATGCTGGTGTTCCTTTACTAGCTGTTGAAAACGAAATCCTTCCTGACACTGATCTTTACGCTGTGAAGTTTGGTGCTTACACTCACGTTACTGGTTTAACTAACGGTGGCGTTCAAGTAAGACGTTTAGGTGAAACTTCTGCTAAGGCTGTTGAAATTACTCGTATTGAGTTCTTCTGTGGTATGGCACAATTCAATCCTTATTCTTCTGCTAGAATGATGAACTTTGGTGTAGTAGCAACTGCATAA
- a CDS encoding phage minor capsid protein: protein MNEFEQVPETYEAENEEFNELYVLAWLLIIQALMKLVQLPQNLTTTQFLQLERQVNTEIRAVFTNLERQAVNMATDQVTEAYVEGVAYTRTAMTQESKLVEVRGTDLNDSHKRRLQEMIDQTQADLLKATGNTHKNVKALVRKVVSKEMATMGRGGQIGKKSNMAKRIEQQLRQQFLDNGIEDADVAIIDRANRKWKLKTYSSMVARTKMNDAYISAIREESLQDGHDLAIISTKPDTHDECLHYEGMIISLNGLTSGFLTYEEIKKSKKCFHPNCGHFVRAVGGMDWIPANLKKIHEKQMRLYRQTSN from the coding sequence GTGAATGAGTTTGAACAAGTACCTGAAACGTATGAGGCTGAGAATGAGGAATTTAACGAGTTGTACGTTTTAGCGTGGCTACTGATTATTCAGGCATTGATGAAATTAGTTCAACTACCTCAGAACCTTACTACTACTCAGTTTCTTCAATTAGAAAGACAAGTTAATACTGAAATCAGGGCTGTATTCACTAACCTTGAAAGACAGGCTGTGAATATGGCTACTGATCAAGTTACTGAGGCTTACGTTGAAGGTGTCGCTTATACTCGTACTGCTATGACACAAGAAAGTAAGTTAGTCGAGGTTAGGGGTACTGATCTTAATGATAGTCACAAAAGACGACTACAGGAAATGATTGATCAAACACAAGCTGATCTATTGAAGGCTACTGGTAATACCCATAAAAACGTCAAGGCACTTGTACGTAAAGTTGTTTCTAAGGAAATGGCTACTATGGGACGTGGGGGACAAATCGGTAAAAAGTCTAATATGGCTAAACGTATTGAACAGCAACTAAGACAGCAATTCCTTGATAACGGTATTGAGGACGCTGACGTTGCAATAATTGATCGTGCTAATAGAAAGTGGAAACTCAAAACTTACTCGTCTATGGTCGCACGTACTAAAATGAATGACGCTTATATTAGTGCTATTCGTGAGGAAAGTTTACAAGATGGACACGACTTAGCTATTATCTCAACTAAGCCTGACACGCATGATGAGTGCTTACACTATGAGGGAATGATCATTTCACTTAATGGGTTGACTAGTGGATTCCTTACTTATGAGGAAATCAAGAAATCTAAGAAATGCTTTCATCCTAACTGTGGACATTTTGTTAGGGCTGTCGGTGGAATGGATTGGATACCAGCTAATTTAAAGAAAATACATGAGAAACAAATGAGGCTTTATAGGCAAACTTCAAACTAA
- a CDS encoding phBC6A51 family helix-turn-helix protein produces MALSDIQKKCAMIQVEHPEITQQQLADELGIHRNTIGNWNRNKEYIEYKNDLAMDVHKSFLAETLKVLRSKTLDPNVRGHSRYLEMALKTYGVLTEKQEQTITVKEEKSEKDLLAELLDE; encoded by the coding sequence ATGGCATTATCTGATATTCAGAAAAAATGTGCAATGATTCAAGTCGAACACCCTGAGATTACTCAACAGCAATTAGCTGACGAGTTAGGGATTCACAGAAATACTATCGGTAACTGGAATAGAAACAAAGAGTATATCGAGTATAAAAATGACTTAGCTATGGACGTTCATAAATCGTTCCTTGCTGAAACGTTAAAGGTGTTACGTTCTAAAACACTTGACCCTAACGTTCGTGGACATTCTCGTTATCTTGAAATGGCATTGAAAACTTACGGTGTCCTTACTGAAAAGCAAGAACAGACTATTACCGTTAAGGAAGAAAAGTCAGAGAAAGACTTGTTAGCTGAATTACTAGACGAGTAG
- a CDS encoding phage portal protein, translating into MDLKDIFYKGEYFPLPDHEERIERYIRNDKLVKGNHADVFKDTVKKNEFFINANFAGLIARKSSDFLFGEVPVVSSGKENDSKEQLSLDRITATNKMNTLNYQQALTSAVMGECFYKIRFGQEYGGAFPISYDPKRVLVEALDPKKVYPQTSPFDKSKIVVYHVAEAVKVDGSYDDWTLYVESHYAGKIVYRQFDLKVFRTDRFGTVELFKIGDELAEGYEEQLTGVPVPLVVHIANYNDGLDWKGQDDISEHLALFDEINNRLSQIGSILDKHADPALAVPTGLLQDDGEGNVHFQVALNKVFEVMGKEDIIPQYITNANPQLEQAFRELEMLLEFLLSTTEIPAVVIGLKDSGTSGNSGLSIKWRMNSLLAKINRKRQFFDDGLKRVYMIAQMLEQYADPSIEKHEIIVPQIKFNDGLPQDDTEIANRMAIRTNGSQTLSRKTALMVMDGLSEEQAEAEIKRIEDEAEQAMIADPSIFNVDGVKTGAEPKEEKKEKEGDE; encoded by the coding sequence ATGGACTTGAAAGATATATTTTACAAGGGTGAATACTTTCCATTACCTGACCATGAAGAACGTATCGAGAGATATATTCGTAATGACAAGTTAGTTAAAGGTAATCATGCTGACGTGTTTAAAGATACAGTCAAAAAGAATGAGTTCTTTATAAACGCTAACTTTGCTGGATTGATAGCTAGAAAATCGAGTGATTTTTTATTCGGTGAAGTACCTGTAGTTTCCAGTGGTAAAGAGAATGATTCAAAGGAACAACTTTCTTTAGATCGTATTACTGCTACTAACAAAATGAACACACTGAACTATCAACAGGCTTTAACTAGTGCTGTTATGGGTGAGTGTTTCTATAAGATTCGTTTTGGTCAGGAATATGGTGGGGCATTTCCAATAAGCTATGACCCTAAGCGTGTTCTAGTTGAGGCACTAGACCCTAAGAAAGTTTATCCTCAGACTTCACCATTCGATAAGTCTAAGATCGTTGTTTACCATGTGGCTGAGGCTGTTAAGGTTGACGGTTCTTATGACGATTGGACATTGTATGTTGAAAGTCATTACGCTGGTAAGATCGTTTACCGTCAGTTTGATCTAAAGGTTTTCCGTACTGATCGTTTTGGTACTGTTGAGTTATTCAAGATTGGTGATGAATTAGCTGAGGGCTATGAGGAACAATTAACTGGTGTTCCTGTACCATTGGTTGTTCATATAGCAAACTACAATGATGGACTTGACTGGAAAGGTCAAGACGATATTAGCGAACATTTAGCATTGTTTGACGAGATCAATAACCGTTTATCTCAAATCGGTTCTATATTAGACAAACACGCTGACCCAGCTTTAGCTGTTCCTACTGGATTGCTACAAGATGATGGTGAGGGGAATGTGCATTTTCAGGTTGCACTTAACAAGGTATTTGAGGTTATGGGTAAAGAGGACATTATACCTCAGTATATTACCAATGCTAACCCACAATTAGAACAGGCATTTAGAGAACTTGAAATGTTACTAGAGTTCTTACTTTCTACCACTGAAATTCCGGCTGTTGTTATCGGTCTTAAAGATTCAGGGACAAGTGGAAACTCAGGTCTTTCTATTAAATGGAGAATGAATAGTTTACTAGCTAAGATCAATCGTAAGCGTCAATTCTTTGATGATGGACTAAAACGAGTTTACATGATTGCCCAAATGTTAGAACAGTACGCTGACCCTTCTATTGAAAAGCATGAGATCATTGTACCTCAAATTAAGTTCAATGACGGATTACCTCAGGACGATACAGAAATCGCTAACCGTATGGCTATTCGTACTAACGGTTCACAAACTCTTTCTCGTAAGACTGCTTTAATGGTTATGGACGGATTGAGTGAGGAACAGGCTGAGGCTGAAATCAAACGTATTGAGGACGAGGCTGAACAGGCTATGATTGCTGACCCTTCTATATTCAATGTGGACGGTGTTAAAACTGGTGCTGAACCTAAAGAAGAAAAGAAAGAAAAGGAAGGTGACGAATAA
- the terL gene encoding phage terminase large subunit: MAIKGKVKGKTYDQWKSRQEEIETFLNVVKKSAKEGKEIKREVLERSIALKEEGKQIERILRCWTSTLDFMYEYFSDDRNPENENNLIPEGIDITDAPHFHQELTSYLNDFLENPTNRIAWSVPRGHAKSTYLSNMYPLFNIVYSLRQFIVIVSETQDGAKLFADYVNNQLKHNAKLRNDFGELMDENGRGNLKDNAEKFVTKNNIMVAIGSTQKQLRGMKYLNARPDLIILDDLESEKNTNTIELRQKNLTWYTKVINPLGDPQRTAFIYMGTLVNPHGLLPYVMQRADFKAKRYSAIVSPPDRVDLWEEYERMYRDVDNPDRKDEAEDYYFMNQEEMDKGQEVLWQTRLPYYKLIQEKVNVGTRAFNSEYLNLPYSDEDAIFKQEMMTFYDDKDLYDEHNRLIPMDLYGFWDIAITGKGDYNAIITLGRDRRTGVFYVLDAYAGKVNMHEALKICENKVLEYEHHTFGVETIQAQWSMFQQLKINLSKKSYFKTRLKQYNPRTKKEIRIEAIEPLVEAGMIRFKRQHRLLIEQLELFGQGAEHDDLPDALASCVELAGNHRKRMFTNKPKGW; this comes from the coding sequence ATGGCTATAAAGGGCAAGGTAAAGGGCAAGACATATGATCAGTGGAAAAGTCGTCAGGAAGAAATAGAGACTTTCCTAAATGTCGTAAAAAAGAGTGCTAAGGAAGGCAAAGAAATTAAACGTGAAGTACTAGAACGTTCAATAGCCTTGAAAGAAGAAGGTAAACAGATCGAACGTATTTTACGGTGCTGGACTTCAACACTAGACTTTATGTATGAGTATTTCAGTGATGATAGAAACCCTGAGAATGAGAACAACCTTATCCCTGAGGGTATTGATATAACGGACGCACCTCACTTTCATCAAGAACTAACCAGTTACCTTAATGACTTCTTAGAGAACCCTACTAATCGTATCGCATGGTCTGTTCCTCGTGGACACGCTAAGTCAACTTATCTTAGTAATATGTATCCATTATTTAACATTGTGTACTCACTAAGACAGTTTATAGTAATCGTTTCGGAAACTCAGGACGGTGCTAAGTTATTCGCTGACTATGTTAACAATCAGTTAAAGCACAATGCCAAACTGAGAAATGACTTCGGTGAACTAATGGACGAGAACGGTAGAGGTAACTTAAAGGATAACGCTGAGAAATTCGTCACTAAGAATAACATAATGGTAGCTATTGGTTCTACACAGAAACAATTACGAGGCATGAAATATTTGAACGCAAGACCTGACCTCATAATTCTTGATGATTTAGAAAGTGAAAAGAACACAAATACAATTGAGTTAAGGCAAAAGAACTTAACGTGGTATACAAAAGTTATAAATCCTTTAGGTGACCCACAACGGACTGCATTTATTTACATGGGTACATTAGTAAATCCTCATGGACTTTTACCGTATGTAATGCAAAGGGCTGACTTTAAAGCTAAGAGATATTCGGCTATAGTGTCGCCACCTGATCGAGTTGACCTGTGGGAAGAATACGAACGTATGTATAGAGACGTTGATAATCCTGATCGTAAGGACGAGGCTGAGGATTACTATTTCATGAATCAAGAGGAAATGGATAAGGGACAGGAAGTACTTTGGCAAACACGTTTACCTTATTACAAACTTATTCAAGAAAAGGTAAATGTTGGGACAAGGGCATTTAACTCAGAGTACCTTAACTTACCTTACTCAGACGAGGACGCTATTTTCAAACAAGAAATGATGACGTTCTATGACGACAAGGATTTATATGACGAACATAACCGTCTCATTCCTATGGATTTATATGGATTTTGGGACATTGCTATTACAGGTAAAGGGGATTACAACGCAATAATTACCCTTGGACGTGATAGACGGACTGGTGTTTTCTATGTATTAGACGCTTACGCTGGTAAGGTCAATATGCACGAGGCACTAAAGATATGTGAGAACAAGGTACTTGAATACGAACATCATACTTTTGGTGTCGAGACAATTCAAGCACAGTGGTCAATGTTCCAGCAACTTAAAATTAACTTGTCAAAGAAATCGTATTTCAAGACAAGGCTGAAACAGTATAACCCACGTACTAAAAAGGAAATCAGAATCGAGGCAATAGAACCACTTGTCGAGGCTGGTATGATTCGATTTAAACGTCAACATAGACTATTGATCGAACAGCTAGAGTTATTCGGTCAGGGTGCTGAACATGACGATTTACCTGACGCTTTAGCAAGTTGTGTTGAATTAGCTGGTAATCATAGAAAGAGAATGTTTACGAATAAACCTAAAGGCTGGTAA
- a CDS encoding PolC-type DNA polymerase III: MYIVFDFETTGLDYKTEQVIEIAGAKLDENLNPIGTYNTMVALNEGRTLPQFIRQLTGISAEDLKDGKPEDVAMQELKEFIGDDIVIAQFASFDLSYLSKVLLPERFICTRSMARMLRPTEYASLKNLIKIYGIDNLDPHRAYADVEATIEVFKAQKKECDEQGIEYMNVLIDSNERPLSYVPDNAIVKYMEV, encoded by the coding sequence ATGTATATTGTATTTGACTTTGAAACTACTGGATTGGATTATAAAACTGAACAGGTGATTGAAATTGCTGGTGCTAAATTGGACGAGAACCTTAACCCTATTGGCACTTACAATACAATGGTAGCACTTAATGAAGGACGTACTTTACCACAATTTATTCGTCAGTTAACTGGTATTAGTGCTGAGGACTTGAAAGACGGTAAGCCTGAGGACGTTGCTATGCAAGAATTAAAAGAGTTTATTGGTGACGATATTGTAATAGCACAATTCGCTTCATTTGATCTTAGCTATCTATCAAAGGTGTTACTACCTGAACGTTTCATTTGTACTCGTTCAATGGCTAGAATGTTACGTCCTACTGAGTATGCTAGTCTAAAGAACCTTATTAAGATTTACGGTATTGATAACCTTGACCCACATAGGGCTTATGCTGACGTTGAGGCTACTATTGAAGTATTCAAGGCACAAAAGAAAGAGTGTGACGAACAGGGTATCGAGTATATGAATGTTCTTATTGATAGTAATGAACGTCCATTAAGTTACGTACCTGACAATGCAATAGTTAAATATATGGAAGTTTAG
- a CDS encoding antirestriction protein ArdA, translated as MTNLTLNYLNLHSYKMGSLELPASETEINEFWENLNPNGSHDVELQWVESDLSSDLDKLSFSELVALSEMDEDDSETLVNIYEAVSYWDEALNIFEQGEYTIYTDCQEMSDVAYSWIHEHIGSIEDAVSNVTYYIDAEQIKRDLEIDGYFEEIGMDDDEHEKDCMIESMIEEGIFTAENYFDYHAFGRDMEIEGNFTYLGQQTYIQIWA; from the coding sequence ATGACAAACTTAACTTTAAACTACTTAAATCTTCACAGCTACAAAATGGGATCTTTAGAACTACCAGCAAGCGAAACTGAAATTAACGAGTTTTGGGAAAACTTAAATCCAAACGGTTCACATGACGTTGAATTACAATGGGTTGAAAGTGATCTTTCTAGTGATCTTGATAAACTTTCATTCTCTGAACTAGTAGCACTTTCAGAAATGGACGAGGACGACAGCGAAACGCTTGTAAATATCTATGAGGCTGTAAGCTATTGGGACGAGGCTTTAAACATCTTTGAACAAGGCGAATACACAATTTACACTGACTGTCAAGAAATGTCTGACGTGGCTTATAGCTGGATACATGAACACATTGGAAGTATTGAGGACGCTGTAAGTAATGTTACTTACTATATAGACGCTGAACAGATCAAAAGAGATTTAGAAATTGATGGATATTTTGAGGAAATCGGAATGGACGACGACGAACACGAAAAAGATTGTATGATTGAAAGCATGATCGAGGAAGGAATTTTTACAGCTGAAAACTACTTTGACTATCACGCTTTTGGTAGGGATATGGAAATTGAAGGTAACTTTACTTACTTAGGACAACAAACATACATTCAAATATGGGCTTAA
- a CDS encoding ArdC-like ssDNA-binding domain-containing protein, producing the protein MATNTQLIEEALTYYNDFEYDGENLKTFNEWAKVGMIVKKGETAFLKLDLWKPFTKKLVDEKTGEKIIDEKTGKQKEETRFMLKSSALFTPDQVEKGELKKKAPAKKKKNTFTQVKSA; encoded by the coding sequence ATGGCAACTAATACACAACTAATCGAAGAAGCGTTAACCTATTATAATGATTTTGAATATGACGGTGAAAATCTTAAAACTTTTAACGAGTGGGCAAAGGTGGGAATGATAGTAAAGAAAGGTGAAACGGCTTTTCTAAAATTAGATTTATGGAAACCATTCACTAAAAAGCTGGTTGACGAAAAGACAGGCGAAAAGATCATTGACGAAAAGACAGGCAAGCAAAAAGAAGAAACTAGATTCATGTTAAAAAGTTCAGCACTATTTACACCTGATCAAGTAGAAAAAGGAGAACTTAAAAAGAAAGCACCAGCGAAAAAGAAAAAGAATACTTTTACACAAGTAAAGTCAGCCTAA
- a CDS encoding DUF3846 domain-containing protein, whose protein sequence is MEKDIRVIIANAGEQEIHLVEKFEHSLEHLQAVVGGYIEAIRVNDSITIWINEEGKLIEGMKPNFYLIDTNNKPVDIVLGDIIITGTDEEGETISLTDQEIEEIQSRFITRKHFRLWK, encoded by the coding sequence TTGGAAAAAGATATTCGTGTAATCATTGCTAACGCTGGTGAACAGGAAATTCATTTAGTTGAGAAGTTTGAACATTCTTTAGAACATTTACAGGCTGTTGTAGGTGGCTACATAGAGGCTATCAGGGTTAATGATTCTATAACCATATGGATAAATGAAGAAGGTAAATTGATCGAGGGTATGAAACCTAATTTTTATTTAATTGATACAAATAATAAGCCTGTAGATATTGTTTTAGGTGACATTATAATAACTGGTACTGACGAGGAAGGCGAAACCATTTCTTTAACTGATCAGGAAATAGAGGAAATTCAATCAAGGTTTATAACACGTAAACATTTTAGATTATGGAAATAA